A stretch of the Streptomyces sp. NBC_01428 genome encodes the following:
- a CDS encoding alginate lyase family protein yields MSDTPTPRRRRRRPVFLVMAAAATAALVGTLLSGPGAHRAEAAPATFVHPGVTVSKGQLDFARTQVLAGAQPWKGAYDQMMASRYASLTRTPAPRATVECGSYSNPNYGCTDEREDAIAAYTDALAWYVTRDERYAKKAIELMDAWSGVIKDHTNSNAPLQTGWAGSSWPKAAEIIKYTYTGSWANSGRFATMLRTVYLPEIINGSNSNGNWELSMMEAAVGISVFLEDKTSYDKAMAKFRTRTAAYVYLSSDGSVPKTVPSQNLDTTAKIVSYWQGQSTFVTGLTQETCRDFTHTGYGISAISHIAETSRIQGQDLYGTDVGERLRQALGFQAKYQLGAAVPSSLCGGSLNLGLGPVTEVGYNALHNRLGIAMTNTQNLTQQNRPAGSNNLFVAWETLTHGDNPA; encoded by the coding sequence ATGTCCGACACCCCCACACCCCGGCGCCGCCGACGGCGTCCCGTGTTCCTCGTCATGGCGGCCGCAGCCACCGCCGCGCTCGTCGGAACGCTCCTGTCCGGTCCCGGCGCACACCGCGCCGAGGCCGCGCCCGCGACCTTCGTCCACCCCGGAGTCACCGTCTCCAAGGGTCAGTTGGACTTCGCCCGCACCCAGGTACTGGCCGGCGCGCAACCCTGGAAGGGCGCCTACGACCAGATGATGGCGAGCAGGTACGCCTCGCTCACCCGCACCCCCGCGCCGCGCGCCACCGTCGAGTGCGGCTCGTACTCCAACCCCAACTACGGCTGTACGGACGAGCGCGAGGACGCCATCGCCGCGTACACCGACGCACTCGCCTGGTACGTCACCCGCGACGAGCGCTACGCGAAGAAGGCCATCGAGCTGATGGACGCCTGGTCCGGCGTGATCAAGGACCACACCAACAGCAACGCGCCCCTGCAGACCGGCTGGGCCGGCTCCTCCTGGCCCAAGGCCGCCGAGATCATCAAGTACACGTACACCGGCTCCTGGGCCAACTCGGGCCGCTTCGCGACCATGCTGCGCACCGTGTACCTGCCCGAGATCATCAACGGCTCCAACTCCAACGGGAACTGGGAGCTGTCGATGATGGAGGCCGCCGTCGGCATCTCCGTCTTCCTGGAGGACAAGACGTCGTACGACAAGGCCATGGCGAAGTTCCGGACGCGCACCGCCGCGTACGTCTACCTGTCCAGCGACGGTTCCGTGCCCAAGACGGTGCCGAGCCAGAACCTCGACACCACGGCCAAGATCGTCAGCTACTGGCAGGGGCAGTCCACCTTCGTCACCGGGCTCACCCAGGAGACCTGCCGCGACTTCACGCACACCGGGTACGGCATCTCCGCCATCTCGCACATCGCCGAGACCAGCCGGATCCAGGGCCAGGACCTGTACGGCACCGACGTGGGGGAGAGGCTGCGGCAGGCGCTCGGATTCCAGGCGAAGTACCAGCTCGGCGCGGCCGTCCCGAGCTCGCTGTGCGGCGGCTCGCTCAACCTCGGGCTCGGTCCCGTCACCGAGGTCGGCTACAACGCCCTGCACAACCGCCTGGGCATCGCGATGACCAACACCCAGAACCTCACCCAGCAGAACCGCCCGGCCGGCAGCAACAACCTGTTCGTCGCGTGGGAGACCCTGACGCACGGCGACAATCCCGCGTGA
- a CDS encoding ATP-binding protein, translated as MGRGKLRIYLGAAPGVGKTYAMLSEAHRRVERGTDCVVAFVEHHHRPRTEVMLHGLEQVPRRELEYRGGAFTEMDVDAVLDRAPAVALVDELAHTNVPGSRNAKRWQDVEELLAAGIDVVSTVNIQHLESLGDVVESITGVRQRETVPDEVVRRADQIELVDMSPPALRRRMAHGNIYKSDKVDAALSNYFRPGNLTALRELALLWVADRVDEYLTEYRSEHRVSKIWGSRERIVVGLTGGPEGRTLIRRAARLAEKGAGGEVMAVYIARSDGLTAASPKELALQRTLVEDLGGTFHHVVGDDIPASLLDFARGVNATQIVLGSSRRKTWQYVFGPGVGVTVARESGPDLDVHIVTHEEVAKGRGLPVARGARLGRSRIIWGWLIGVGGPVVLALLLNTIDLGLANDMLLFLAVTVAAALLGGLLPALASAAFGSLLLNYFYTPPLHRLTVADPKNIVAIVIFVGVAVSVASVVDLAARRTHQAARLRAESEILSFLAGSVLRGETSLEALLERVRETFAMESVALLERVNDVEPWTCAGSVGPDPSARPEDADVDMPVGDHMALALSGRVLPASDRRVLAAFAAQAAVVLDRQRLQHEADQAKELAEGNRIRTALLAAVSHDLRTPLAGIKASVSSLRSDDVAWSEEDQAELLEGIEDGADRLDHLVGNLLDMSRLQTGTVAPLIREIDLDEVVPMALGGVPEDSVDLEIPESLPMVAVDAGLLERAVANLVENAVKYSPLDARVMVAASAIADRVEVRVVDRGPGVPDEAKDRIFAPFQRYGDAPRGNGVGLGLAVARGFTEAMGGTLNAEDTPGGGLTMVLTLRAVARRPGVAAPSAVAERQAS; from the coding sequence ATGGGACGCGGCAAGCTTCGGATCTATCTCGGTGCGGCACCGGGCGTCGGCAAGACGTACGCGATGCTCTCCGAGGCGCACCGCCGCGTCGAGCGCGGGACCGACTGCGTGGTGGCGTTCGTCGAGCACCATCACCGGCCCCGCACCGAGGTGATGCTGCACGGACTGGAGCAGGTCCCGCGCCGGGAGCTGGAGTACCGGGGCGGCGCCTTCACCGAGATGGACGTCGACGCGGTGCTCGACCGCGCCCCCGCCGTCGCCCTGGTGGACGAACTGGCCCATACGAACGTCCCCGGCTCGCGCAACGCCAAGCGCTGGCAGGACGTGGAGGAACTGCTCGCCGCCGGCATCGACGTGGTCTCCACCGTCAACATCCAGCACCTGGAGTCACTCGGCGACGTCGTCGAGTCGATAACGGGGGTGCGGCAGCGGGAGACCGTGCCCGACGAGGTGGTCCGGCGGGCCGACCAGATCGAGCTGGTCGACATGTCGCCACCCGCGCTCCGTCGCCGTATGGCCCACGGCAACATCTACAAGTCGGACAAGGTCGATGCCGCGCTGTCCAACTACTTCCGGCCGGGCAACCTCACGGCCCTGCGTGAGCTCGCGCTGCTCTGGGTCGCCGACCGGGTCGACGAGTACCTGACCGAGTACCGCAGCGAGCACCGGGTCTCGAAGATCTGGGGTTCACGGGAGCGGATCGTCGTCGGACTGACCGGCGGCCCCGAGGGACGGACGCTGATCCGGCGGGCCGCGCGGCTCGCAGAGAAGGGCGCCGGAGGCGAGGTGATGGCCGTCTACATCGCGCGCAGCGACGGGCTGACCGCCGCCTCACCGAAGGAGCTGGCCCTCCAGCGCACCCTGGTCGAGGACCTGGGCGGCACCTTCCACCACGTGGTGGGCGACGACATACCCGCCTCCCTGCTGGACTTCGCGCGCGGGGTCAACGCCACCCAGATCGTCCTCGGCTCCTCGCGCCGCAAGACCTGGCAGTACGTCTTCGGGCCGGGCGTCGGTGTCACCGTCGCCCGCGAGTCGGGACCCGACCTGGACGTCCACATCGTCACCCACGAGGAGGTCGCCAAGGGCCGGGGGCTGCCCGTGGCGCGCGGGGCCCGGCTCGGGCGCTCCCGGATCATCTGGGGCTGGCTGATCGGGGTGGGCGGCCCGGTGGTGCTGGCGCTGCTGCTGAACACCATCGACCTCGGCCTCGCCAACGACATGCTGCTCTTCCTGGCCGTCACGGTCGCGGCCGCCCTGCTCGGCGGACTCCTCCCGGCGCTCGCCTCCGCCGCCTTCGGATCCCTGCTCCTGAACTACTTCTACACACCCCCCTTGCACCGGCTGACGGTCGCGGACCCGAAGAACATCGTCGCCATCGTGATCTTCGTGGGTGTCGCCGTCTCCGTCGCCTCGGTGGTGGACCTGGCGGCCCGCCGTACCCACCAGGCGGCGCGGCTGCGCGCCGAGTCGGAGATCCTCTCCTTCCTCGCGGGCAGCGTGCTGCGCGGCGAGACCAGCCTGGAGGCCCTGCTGGAGCGGGTCCGCGAGACCTTCGCGATGGAGTCCGTCGCGCTGCTGGAGCGGGTGAACGACGTCGAACCGTGGACCTGCGCCGGCAGCGTCGGACCGGATCCCTCGGCCCGTCCCGAGGACGCGGACGTGGACATGCCCGTCGGCGACCACATGGCGCTCGCCCTGTCCGGGCGGGTGCTGCCCGCCTCCGACCGCCGGGTGCTGGCGGCCTTCGCCGCCCAGGCCGCGGTCGTGCTCGACCGCCAGCGTCTCCAGCACGAGGCCGACCAGGCCAAGGAGCTGGCCGAGGGCAACCGCATCCGCACCGCCCTGCTGGCCGCCGTCAGCCACGACCTGCGCACCCCGCTCGCCGGGATCAAGGCCTCGGTGTCGTCGCTGCGCTCGGACGACGTCGCCTGGTCCGAGGAGGACCAGGCCGAACTCCTGGAAGGCATCGAGGACGGCGCCGACCGCCTCGACCACCTCGTGGGCAACCTGCTGGACATGTCCCGGCTCCAGACCGGCACCGTCGCCCCGCTGATCCGCGAGATCGACCTCGACGAGGTGGTCCCCATGGCGCTCGGCGGTGTCCCCGAGGACAGCGTGGACCTGGAGATCCCCGAGAGCCTGCCGATGGTCGCCGTCGACGCCGGACTCCTGGAGCGCGCCGTCGCCAACCTCGTCGAGAACGCCGTCAAGTACAGCCCCCTCGACGCGAGGGTCATGGTCGCCGCGAGCGCCATCGCCGACCGGGTCGAGGTCCGGGTGGTCGACCGCGGCCCCGGCGTCCCGGACGAGGCCAAGGACCGCATCTTCGCGCCCTTCCAGCGCTACGGTGACGCCCCGCGCGGCAACGGAGTGGGCCTCGGCCTCGCCGTCGCCCGCGGCTTCACCGAGGCCATGGGCGGCACCCTCAACGCCGAGGACACCCCCGGCGGCGGACTCACCATGGTGCTCACGCTGCGGGCCGTGGCCCGCAGACCCGGCGTGGCCGCCCCGTCAGCAGTCGCAGAAAGGCAGGCCTCATGA
- a CDS encoding PaaI family thioesterase, producing the protein MSGTSAALTPPADAVAPVRHPDAPAPGEPLGAHYEHCFGCGGGQPHGLHLEARAGEGVRITAEFTVRPVHQGAPGLAHGGVLATALDETLGSLNWLLRTIAVTGRLETDFVRPVPVDTVLYLEAEVTAVAGRKIYCTASGRIGGPDGPVAVRADALFVEVKVDHFIDNGRPEEIRAAMNDPDQIRRARAFEVNP; encoded by the coding sequence GTGAGTGGTACTTCCGCAGCTCTGACGCCTCCCGCCGACGCCGTCGCGCCGGTGCGGCACCCCGACGCGCCCGCTCCCGGTGAGCCCCTCGGAGCACACTACGAACACTGTTTCGGGTGCGGTGGGGGACAGCCCCACGGACTCCATCTGGAGGCCCGCGCGGGTGAGGGTGTCCGCATCACCGCGGAGTTCACCGTGCGGCCCGTGCACCAGGGCGCCCCCGGTCTCGCGCACGGTGGTGTCCTCGCCACCGCGCTGGACGAGACGCTCGGCTCCCTGAACTGGCTGCTGCGGACGATCGCCGTGACGGGGAGGCTGGAGACCGACTTCGTGCGCCCCGTCCCCGTCGACACGGTGCTGTATCTGGAGGCCGAGGTCACCGCGGTGGCCGGCCGGAAGATCTACTGCACCGCCAGCGGTCGGATCGGCGGCCCCGACGGGCCCGTCGCCGTCCGCGCCGACGCCCTGTTCGTCGAGGTGAAGGTCGACCATTTCATCGACAACGGACGCCCGGAGGAGATCCGGGCCGCCATGAACGACCCGGACCAGATCCGGCGAGCCCGTGCCTTCGAGGTGAACCCGTGA
- a CDS encoding ABC transporter ATP-binding protein codes for MSQIVTGAGTATDTMLRVENVHRTYGTGAAAVHALRGVSFDVPRGELVALKGRSGSGKTTLLNVVGGLDSPDAGRVVVDGLDLSTLDEGGLLGLRRDRIGFVFQSFGLIPILTAAENVGVPLRLRRAATREREERVELLLSLVGLTDHAAQRPGELSGGQQQRVAIARALANEPALLIADEPTGQLDAETGHAVMELMRAVVHSQQVTALVATHDATLLDLADRVLELSDGELIEH; via the coding sequence ATGAGCCAGATCGTCACCGGTGCGGGCACCGCCACCGACACCATGCTGCGCGTCGAGAACGTCCATCGTACGTACGGCACCGGAGCCGCCGCCGTGCACGCGCTGCGCGGCGTCTCCTTCGACGTGCCGCGCGGGGAACTCGTCGCCCTGAAGGGCCGCTCCGGTTCGGGCAAGACCACCCTGCTCAACGTCGTCGGAGGACTCGACTCGCCGGACGCGGGCCGCGTCGTCGTGGACGGCCTCGACCTCTCCACGCTCGACGAGGGCGGTCTCCTCGGCCTGCGCCGCGACCGCATCGGCTTCGTCTTCCAGTCCTTCGGCCTGATCCCCATCCTCACCGCCGCGGAGAACGTCGGGGTGCCGCTGCGGCTGCGCCGGGCCGCGACCCGCGAGCGTGAGGAGCGTGTCGAGCTGCTGCTCTCCCTCGTCGGCCTCACCGACCACGCGGCCCAGCGCCCCGGGGAGCTGTCCGGGGGCCAGCAGCAGCGCGTGGCCATCGCCCGCGCCCTGGCCAACGAGCCGGCCCTGCTCATAGCCGACGAGCCCACCGGCCAGCTGGACGCGGAGACCGGCCACGCCGTGATGGAGCTGATGCGCGCCGTCGTCCACAGCCAGCAGGTGACCGCCCTGGTCGCCACCCACGACGCGACCCTGCTGGACCTCGCCGACCGGGTGCTGGAGCTGAGCGACGGCGAGCTGATCGAGCACTGA
- a CDS encoding response regulator: MTRVLVVDDEPQITRALVINLKARKYEVDAAPDGATALQLAAARHPDVIVLDLGLPDMDGVEVIRGLRGWTRVPILVLSARHSSDEKVEALDAGADDYVTKPFGMDELLARLRAAVRRAEPTGGGEDDVIVETAGFTVDLAAKKVHRDGRDVRLTPTEWHLLEVLVRNTGRLVSQKQLLQEVWGPSYGTETNYLRVYMAQLRRKLEADPSHPKHFMTEPGMGYRFER; encoded by the coding sequence ATGACCCGGGTCCTCGTGGTCGACGACGAGCCGCAGATCACCCGAGCCCTCGTGATCAACCTGAAGGCACGCAAGTACGAGGTCGACGCGGCCCCCGACGGAGCCACCGCGCTGCAGCTCGCCGCCGCCCGGCACCCCGACGTCATCGTCCTCGACCTCGGCCTGCCCGACATGGACGGCGTCGAGGTGATCAGGGGGCTGCGCGGCTGGACCCGGGTGCCGATCCTGGTGCTGTCCGCCCGGCACTCCTCCGACGAGAAGGTCGAGGCGCTCGACGCGGGCGCCGACGACTACGTCACCAAGCCCTTCGGCATGGACGAGCTGCTCGCCCGGCTGCGCGCCGCGGTCCGCCGCGCGGAGCCCACGGGGGGAGGCGAGGACGACGTGATCGTGGAGACCGCGGGGTTCACCGTCGACCTGGCGGCGAAGAAGGTGCACCGCGACGGCCGGGACGTCCGCCTCACCCCCACCGAGTGGCACCTGCTGGAGGTCCTGGTCCGCAACACGGGCCGGCTCGTCAGCCAGAAGCAGCTCCTCCAGGAGGTGTGGGGACCCTCGTACGGGACGGAGACGAACTACCTGAGGGTCTACATGGCCCAGCTGCGCCGCAAGCTGGAGGCGGACCCCTCGCACCCCAAGCACTTCATGACCGAGCCGGGAATGGGCTACCGGTTCGAGCGGTGA
- a CDS encoding DUF3710 domain-containing protein produces MFGRRKKGSAAEDAAGEAEQVVDGVDSEADENEGRERVRLEPEPRPDGPWDGTEVRDPSEGRVDLGGLFVPGVDGMELRVEVAGDAIVAATVVLKDSAVQLQAFAAPKREGIWGEVREEIASGITQQGGVIDEVEGPLGWELRAQVPVQLPDGTGGFQVVRFVGVDGPRWFLRGVISGQGAVQPQAAGLLEQIFRDTVVVRGEGPMAPRDPIVLKLPNDAQMVPEGVQQEEQSGSRFSGGMGQLQRGPEITEVR; encoded by the coding sequence GTGTTCGGACGTCGCAAGAAGGGCAGTGCCGCCGAGGACGCGGCGGGCGAGGCCGAGCAGGTCGTCGACGGCGTCGACTCTGAGGCGGACGAGAACGAGGGCCGCGAGCGCGTGCGCCTCGAACCCGAGCCGCGCCCCGATGGACCCTGGGACGGCACCGAGGTCCGTGACCCCTCCGAGGGCCGCGTGGACCTGGGTGGTCTCTTCGTGCCCGGAGTGGACGGCATGGAGCTGCGTGTCGAGGTCGCGGGTGACGCGATCGTCGCCGCGACCGTCGTCCTGAAGGACAGCGCCGTGCAGCTGCAGGCCTTCGCCGCTCCCAAGCGCGAGGGCATCTGGGGCGAGGTGCGCGAGGAGATCGCCTCCGGGATCACCCAGCAGGGCGGGGTCATCGACGAGGTCGAAGGCCCGCTGGGCTGGGAGCTGCGGGCCCAGGTGCCCGTGCAGCTGCCGGACGGCACGGGCGGTTTCCAGGTCGTGCGCTTCGTCGGCGTGGACGGCCCCCGCTGGTTCCTGCGCGGAGTGATCTCCGGGCAGGGCGCGGTGCAGCCGCAGGCCGCGGGCCTGCTGGAGCAGATCTTCCGGGACACGGTCGTCGTGCGCGGTGAGGGTCCGATGGCCCCCCGTGACCCGATCGTCCTGAAGCTGCCGAACGACGCGCAGATGGTTCCCGAGGGTGTCCAGCAGGAGGAGCAGAGCGGGTCCCGCTTCTCCGGCGGCATGGGACAGCTGCAGCGCGGACCGGAGATCACCGAGGTTCGCTAG
- a CDS encoding OB-fold nucleic acid binding domain-containing protein, whose translation MSAVPRSEKPAGRFRRMMDRLSSTQEDLESEELREDTATAGCTRIGDCQDRQIVTVTGTLRTVTLRPRAGVPALEAELFDGSAALDVVWLGRRSIVGIEPGRKLIASGRISMSRGRRVLFNPKYELRPLGRE comes from the coding sequence ATGAGTGCTGTTCCTCGTTCCGAAAAGCCGGCGGGCCGGTTCCGGCGCATGATGGACCGGCTCTCCTCGACCCAGGAGGACCTGGAGTCCGAGGAGCTGCGGGAGGACACCGCGACCGCGGGCTGCACCCGTATCGGCGACTGCCAGGACCGGCAGATCGTCACGGTTACTGGTACCTTGCGCACGGTCACTCTGCGGCCGCGGGCCGGTGTCCCGGCCCTGGAGGCCGAGCTGTTCGACGGCTCGGCCGCCCTGGACGTGGTCTGGCTCGGCCGCCGCTCCATCGTCGGCATCGAGCCCGGGCGCAAGCTCATCGCTTCCGGCCGCATCTCGATGAGCCGGGGCCGTAGGGTGCTGTTCAATCCGAAGTACGAACTCAGACCGCTCGGACGGGAGTAG
- a CDS encoding DUF4193 domain-containing protein: protein MATDYDTPRKTDDDVDSDSLEELKARRNDKSTSSVDVDEFEAAEGLELPGADLSNEELAVRVLPKQQDEFTCMSCFLVHHRSQLAREKNGQPICRDCD, encoded by the coding sequence ATGGCAACGGATTACGACACCCCACGCAAGACCGACGACGACGTCGACTCGGACAGCCTTGAAGAACTGAAGGCTCGCCGGAACGACAAGTCCACGTCGTCCGTCGATGTAGACGAGTTCGAGGCCGCAGAAGGCCTGGAGCTGCCCGGAGCGGACCTCTCGAACGAAGAGCTGGCCGTCCGGGTGCTGCCCAAGCAGCAGGACGAGTTCACTTGCATGAGCTGCTTCCTGGTGCACCACCGCAGTCAGCTGGCCCGCGAGAAGAACGGCCAGCCGATCTGCCGCGACTGCGACTGA
- a CDS encoding DUF3093 domain-containing protein has protein sequence MQLSASPYEERLTAPKSWWVISFLVGLAMALVFLPFGTLPMLGALVGGTAVAAVAASAYGSIRIRVVGDALIAGDARIPVAALGDAEILDQEEARAWRTHKADTRAFMLLRSYIPTALRVQVTDPADPTPYLYLSTREPERLIAALEAARASGRPVTPHE, from the coding sequence ATGCAGCTCTCCGCATCCCCGTACGAAGAACGCCTCACCGCACCCAAGTCGTGGTGGGTGATCAGCTTCCTGGTCGGGCTCGCGATGGCCCTGGTCTTCCTCCCGTTCGGCACCCTGCCGATGCTGGGGGCCCTCGTCGGCGGCACCGCCGTGGCGGCGGTCGCGGCCAGCGCGTACGGCTCGATCCGCATCCGGGTGGTCGGCGACGCGCTGATCGCCGGCGACGCGAGGATCCCGGTCGCGGCCCTCGGCGACGCGGAGATCCTGGACCAGGAGGAGGCGCGCGCCTGGCGCACGCACAAGGCCGACACCCGCGCCTTCATGCTGCTGCGCTCGTACATCCCGACCGCCCTGCGCGTCCAGGTCACGGACCCGGCGGACCCGACGCCCTACCTGTACCTGTCGACGCGGGAGCCGGAGCGTCTGATCGCCGCCCTGGAAGCGGCGCGGGCATCCGGTCGGCCGGTCACGCCGCACGAATGA
- a CDS encoding DUF3159 domain-containing protein, giving the protein MTSLDKPTEDPQQDSRAVTEAALFEAFGGVRGMVETVVPGLLFVTIFTINKDLHWSAIAALAVSLLLVVVRLVRRDTVKHAFSGVFGVAFGVVFAMMTGNAKDFYLPGMLYTLGLALAYIITTLAGVPLIGLILGPVFKENLSWRTRNPGRKKAYAKASWAWGLILLAKCAVLFPLYWWGDTTQFGWVLIALKIPPFLLAVWLTWVFLAKAPPPIDVFAEMEAEEKAEKERKAALAEERGETAAPARHRREA; this is encoded by the coding sequence GTGACGTCGCTCGACAAGCCGACCGAAGACCCCCAGCAGGATTCCAGGGCGGTGACGGAGGCCGCACTCTTCGAGGCCTTCGGCGGCGTGCGCGGCATGGTCGAGACGGTGGTGCCCGGCCTGCTCTTCGTCACCATCTTCACGATCAACAAGGACCTGCACTGGTCGGCGATCGCCGCCCTCGCCGTGTCCCTGCTGCTCGTCGTGGTCCGCCTGGTGCGGCGCGACACCGTGAAGCACGCCTTCAGCGGCGTCTTCGGCGTCGCCTTCGGCGTGGTCTTCGCGATGATGACCGGCAACGCCAAGGACTTCTACCTGCCGGGCATGCTCTACACGCTCGGGCTCGCCCTCGCCTACATCATCACGACCCTCGCGGGCGTCCCGCTGATCGGCCTGATCCTCGGCCCGGTCTTCAAGGAGAACCTCTCCTGGCGCACCCGCAACCCCGGCCGCAAGAAGGCGTACGCGAAGGCCAGTTGGGCCTGGGGCCTGATCCTGCTCGCCAAGTGCGCGGTGCTCTTCCCGCTCTACTGGTGGGGCGACACCACCCAGTTCGGCTGGGTGCTCATCGCCCTGAAGATCCCGCCGTTCCTGCTCGCCGTCTGGCTGACCTGGGTCTTCCTGGCCAAGGCGCCGCCGCCCATCGACGTGTTCGCGGAGATGGAAGCGGAGGAGAAGGCCGAGAAGGAGCGCAAGGCCGCTCTCGCCGAGGAGCGCGGCGAGACCGCCGCCCCGGCCCGCCACCGCCGCGAGGCGTAG
- a CDS encoding sensor histidine kinase, with amino-acid sequence MATTPAPPTAPPKPTWDPRPEPPFPWLRPTIRIRLTLLYGGMFLIAGILLLSIIYLLAAQALNVGSELPFKITEGKVTSTMCNLPDKASPDVFNSAMNDCVNEQRQHALDNLLSRSLLALLGLAVIAFAFGYAMAGRVLSPLGRITRTARAVAGSDLSRRIELDGPDDELKELADTFDDMLERLQRAFTAQQRFVGNASHELRTPLAINRTLLEVHLSDPGAPVELQQLGKTLLATNERSEQLVEGLLLLARSDNQIVERKPVDLAEVATQAVDQVHAEAVAKSVKIRGERHPVIVQGNGVLLERIALNLVQNAVRYNVPEDGWVEVTTEAEHGQAVLIVSNTGPVVPAYEVDNLFEPFRRLRTERTGSDKGVGLGLSIARSVARAHGGHIVAQPREGGGLVMRVTLPV; translated from the coding sequence GTGGCCACCACTCCCGCGCCGCCCACGGCGCCTCCCAAGCCCACCTGGGACCCCCGTCCCGAACCGCCGTTCCCCTGGCTGCGCCCGACCATCCGCATACGGCTCACGCTGCTCTACGGCGGCATGTTCCTGATCGCGGGCATCCTGCTGCTGTCGATCATCTACCTGCTCGCGGCGCAGGCGCTGAACGTCGGCAGCGAACTTCCGTTCAAGATCACCGAGGGCAAGGTCACGAGCACCATGTGCAACCTGCCCGACAAGGCGTCTCCCGACGTGTTCAACAGCGCGATGAACGACTGCGTCAACGAACAGCGTCAACACGCCCTGGACAACCTGCTCAGCCGCTCCCTGCTGGCTCTGCTCGGTCTCGCCGTCATCGCCTTCGCGTTCGGCTACGCCATGGCGGGCCGGGTGCTGTCGCCGCTCGGGCGCATCACGCGCACCGCACGCGCGGTGGCCGGTTCGGACCTGTCCCGCCGCATCGAACTGGACGGCCCGGACGACGAGTTGAAGGAGCTGGCGGACACCTTCGACGACATGCTGGAACGGCTGCAACGCGCGTTCACCGCCCAGCAGCGCTTCGTCGGCAACGCCTCGCACGAACTGCGCACCCCGCTCGCGATCAACCGCACCCTCCTGGAGGTGCATCTGTCCGATCCGGGCGCACCCGTGGAGCTCCAGCAGCTGGGCAAGACACTGCTCGCGACGAACGAACGCAGTGAGCAGCTGGTCGAGGGCCTGCTGCTGCTCGCCCGCAGCGACAACCAGATCGTCGAGCGCAAGCCCGTGGATCTCGCCGAGGTCGCCACCCAGGCCGTCGACCAGGTGCACGCCGAGGCGGTCGCCAAGAGCGTGAAGATCCGCGGCGAGAGGCATCCGGTGATCGTCCAGGGCAACGGCGTCCTGCTGGAGCGGATCGCCCTGAACCTCGTCCAGAACGCCGTGCGGTACAACGTGCCGGAGGACGGCTGGGTCGAGGTCACCACCGAGGCCGAGCACGGTCAGGCGGTCCTGATCGTGTCGAACACGGGACCGGTCGTTCCCGCGTACGAGGTCGACAATCTTTTCGAGCCTTTCCGGCGGCTGCGCACCGAGCGCACCGGAAGCGACAAGGGTGTGGGCCTCGGCCTGTCGATCGCCCGGTCGGTGGCCCGGGCGCACGGCGGTCACATCGTCGCCCAGCCCCGCGAGGGGGGTGGCCTCGTGATGCGCGTCACCCTTCCTGTCTGA
- the dut gene encoding dUTP diphosphatase, whose protein sequence is MTRDPRPELDVLIRRVDPDVPLPEYALPGDAGADLRTTESRELKPGERAVLPTGVSIALPEGYAAFVHPRSGLAARCGVALVNAPGTVDAGYRGEIKVIVVNLDPHEVVRFERFDRIAQLVVQQVEKVRFREVAELPDSARAAGGFGSTGGHAVMDSTTGGNRYASVVSDREGQ, encoded by the coding sequence GTGACCCGTGACCCCCGTCCCGAACTCGACGTGCTGATCCGCCGCGTCGACCCGGACGTCCCGCTTCCGGAGTACGCGCTCCCCGGCGACGCCGGGGCGGATCTCCGGACCACCGAGAGCCGCGAGCTCAAGCCCGGTGAACGGGCCGTTCTGCCGACGGGTGTGTCCATCGCGCTGCCCGAGGGCTACGCGGCCTTCGTGCACCCGCGCTCCGGCCTCGCCGCCCGCTGCGGCGTCGCCCTCGTGAATGCCCCGGGGACGGTTGATGCCGGGTACCGTGGGGAGATCAAGGTGATCGTGGTGAATCTCGACCCGCACGAGGTGGTGCGGTTCGAGCGCTTCGACCGGATTGCTCAACTGGTCGTCCAGCAGGTCGAGAAGGTTCGCTTCCGGGAGGTCGCGGAACTCCCCGACTCGGCGCGGGCCGCAGGGGGCTTCGGGTCCACCGGCGGCCATGCCGTCATGGACAGCACAACGGGTGGGAATCGATACGCTTCGGTCGTATCCGACCGGGAAGGACAGTGA